The genome window TGGCCGACCGCGTGGGCCGCGACTACACCACCGTAAGTCGCCAGGTGGCGAAGCTGGAAAGCCTCGGCCTGGTCCTACGCCAGGCAAGCGCACTCGACCGGCGCGTGCGCGAGTCGGTGATCACCGAGAAAGGCAAGGCCATGACCGACCGCGTCGATGACGCGCGGGAGAGGATCGGCGTGTCGATCTTCTCCACCTGGGAGGAAGGCGATTTCGACAATCTGGTGCGGTTGATGCGCAAGTTTGCCGAGGATATCAAGGAGGACTCCGTGCGTGCGACGAACGGGATTTCCTGAGGCCATCCACTTTTTCCCGGGGCTGGTGAGGCTTTCTGAGGTGAACGGGCTGACTGTGGCGAGCGGGCTTGCCCCGCGTTGGGGCGCGAAGCGGCCCCCCTCTCAGGGCCAAATCGCTGTTTCAGGTAGACCGAGGTGTTGGGATTGGGGCTGCTGCGCAGCCCAACGCGGGGCAAGCCCGCTCACCACAACAAGCCCGCTTGCCACAGGAATTCGACTCACCACAAACACCCGTGCACGGCATCAATCCAACGCCAACTCCACCACCCCGCCGTTCAACCGCACCGGCCA of Pseudomonas azotoformans contains these proteins:
- a CDS encoding MarR family winged helix-turn-helix transcriptional regulator, which produces MSIKNVQSAHISAQLRDLHGSLVEIVGVMNRPQRDEAMVREAGISLDRALFPLLVLVERLGPIGVVELADRVGRDYTTVSRQVAKLESLGLVLRQASALDRRVRESVITEKGKAMTDRVDDARERIGVSIFSTWEEGDFDNLVRLMRKFAEDIKEDSVRATNGIS